From Blastochloris viridis, one genomic window encodes:
- a CDS encoding hydrogenase-4 component E, which produces MSDFAFDLAHLLAGLMVVASMVLLYQDRLNAVINVFAAQAMLLGAAVGWQAEMQGAGHLWITAVIAFVFKGVVIPAALHAMVRKLGIHREVEAVVGVGPTLIAGLALTALAVLVVMPATENANPLSREDLAFALAVVLLGLLMMITRRNAITQIIGFMSLENGLILAAAGAKGMPLVVEVSVAFSILIAFTVFGVFVFRIRERFDTVDIGALERFRGEQQDDA; this is translated from the coding sequence ATGAGCGATTTCGCCTTCGACCTCGCCCATTTGCTCGCCGGCCTGATGGTGGTGGCGAGCATGGTGCTGCTCTATCAGGACCGGTTGAACGCGGTGATCAACGTGTTCGCCGCCCAGGCCATGCTGCTCGGCGCCGCGGTGGGCTGGCAGGCCGAGATGCAGGGCGCCGGCCATCTGTGGATCACCGCCGTCATCGCCTTCGTCTTCAAGGGCGTCGTCATTCCCGCGGCCTTGCACGCCATGGTGCGCAAGCTCGGCATCCACCGCGAGGTGGAAGCGGTGGTCGGCGTCGGCCCGACCCTGATCGCCGGGCTCGCGCTCACCGCGCTCGCGGTGCTGGTGGTGATGCCGGCGACCGAGAACGCCAACCCGCTGTCGCGCGAGGACCTCGCCTTTGCGCTGGCGGTGGTGCTGCTTGGCCTTCTGATGATGATCACGCGGCGCAACGCCATCACCCAGATCATCGGCTTCATGTCGCTGGAGAACGGGCTGATCCTCGCCGCCGCCGGCGCCAAGGGCATGCCGCTGGTGGTGGAGGTGTCGGTGGCGTTCTCGATCCTGATCGCCTTCACCGTGTTCGGCGTGTTCGTGTTCCGCATTCGCGAGCGGTTCGACACCGTCGACATCGGCGCGCTCGAACGCTTCCGCGGCGAACAGCAGGACGACGCATGA
- a CDS encoding hydrogenase 4 subunit F, whose translation MTPLVATPVVAVIAVPAAAVVVLAMVSNYRLGAILNVAFSALSLAAAVWLLMAGPFVTELFLVDDFNIFLILLNGFVGCTTAIFSATYIGHELEVGRLKPAFLRLYHAMYQAMMGAMALALMSNNIGLMWVGIEVATISTVMMVGIYRTPQALEAAWKYFILGSVGIALAFLGTIFVYVAAEQQLGGGLTSMAWTNLKASAATLDAGLLSLAFVFLLIGYGTKAGLVPLHAWLPDAHAEGPTPVSAVLSGLLLNVALYALLRFKILLGGNPATIPGGPVLIALGLISLLFAALMLYRRSDIKRFFAYSSIEHMGIVAFAFGMGGPLANFAGLLHMTMHSLTKSAIFFAVGHVAQVTHSQRFADIRGLSSSHPGLAVALALGVLAIAGLPPFGVFVSEFLVVTSTFSRQPLLAVPFALGLLLGFGALIWRLQDVLFGRPEASYARREASLLPVYIHMILVLIAGLWLPDPVRRWFETVAAQLG comes from the coding sequence ATGACCCCGCTGGTTGCCACCCCGGTCGTTGCCGTCATCGCCGTTCCCGCCGCCGCGGTGGTGGTGCTGGCGATGGTGTCGAACTATCGGCTCGGCGCCATTCTCAATGTCGCCTTTTCCGCGCTCAGCCTTGCCGCGGCGGTGTGGCTGCTGATGGCCGGGCCGTTCGTCACCGAGCTGTTCCTGGTCGACGATTTCAACATCTTCCTCATCTTGCTCAACGGCTTCGTCGGCTGCACCACCGCGATCTTCTCGGCGACCTATATCGGCCACGAGCTTGAGGTCGGCCGGCTGAAGCCGGCGTTCCTCCGGCTCTATCACGCCATGTATCAGGCGATGATGGGGGCGATGGCGCTGGCGCTGATGTCGAACAACATCGGCCTGATGTGGGTCGGCATCGAGGTCGCCACCATCTCCACCGTGATGATGGTCGGCATCTATCGCACGCCGCAGGCGCTCGAGGCGGCGTGGAAGTACTTCATCCTGGGCTCGGTCGGCATCGCGCTCGCCTTCCTCGGCACCATCTTCGTCTATGTCGCGGCCGAACAGCAGCTCGGCGGCGGCCTGACCTCGATGGCGTGGACCAACCTCAAGGCCAGCGCGGCGACGCTCGACGCCGGCCTGCTTTCGCTCGCCTTCGTGTTCCTCTTGATCGGCTACGGCACCAAGGCGGGGCTGGTGCCGCTGCACGCCTGGCTGCCGGACGCGCACGCGGAAGGGCCGACCCCGGTGTCGGCGGTGCTGTCGGGGCTGTTGCTCAACGTCGCGCTCTACGCGCTGCTGCGCTTCAAGATTCTGCTCGGCGGCAACCCTGCCACCATTCCCGGCGGGCCGGTGCTGATCGCGCTCGGGCTGATCTCGCTGCTGTTCGCCGCCTTGATGTTGTACCGGCGCAGCGACATCAAGCGCTTCTTCGCCTATTCCTCGATCGAGCACATGGGCATCGTGGCGTTCGCGTTCGGCATGGGCGGGCCGCTGGCCAATTTCGCCGGCCTTCTGCACATGACGATGCATTCGCTGACCAAGTCGGCGATCTTCTTCGCGGTCGGCCACGTCGCCCAGGTCACCCATTCCCAGCGCTTTGCCGACATCCGCGGGCTGTCGTCGAGCCACCCCGGCCTCGCCGTGGCGCTGGCGCTCGGCGTGCTCGCCATCGCCGGCCTGCCGCCGTTCGGGGTGTTCGTCTCCGAGTTCCTGGTGGTGACCTCGACGTTCTCGCGCCAGCCGCTGCTGGCGGTGCCGTTTGCGCTCGGCCTGCTGCTCGGGTTCGGCGCGCTGATCTGGCGGCTGCAGGATGTGTTGTTCGGCAGGCCCGAGGCGTCCTACGCCCGGCGCGAGGCCTCGCTGCTGCCGGTCTATATCCACATGATCCTGGTCCTCATCGCCGGCCTGTGGCTGCCCGATCCGGTGCGGCGCTGGTTCGAGACGGTGGCGGCGCAGCTGGGGTGA
- a CDS encoding hydrogenase expression protein HypE, translating into MMMDATLLSVFTGMPAAGELPWPRFELLGETEWIAIAEALGRGEGDLVALFGDDAAVHMAVRGPVALPAGSGIVSLPVPERRFPSVGRHHPPAIRLERTIRDLYGHVPVGAVDARPWLDHGVWGGGAAEPYVFLPVEGEGLHQIPVGPVHAGIIEPGHFRFTANGEVVVRLEERLGYVHKGVEALAVGATLDRAARLAGRVSGDSTVAYALAFARAVEAALGLELPPRARLLRGVLAELERIANHIGDLGAVCNDASFALMLTHCGLLREEVLRACDVLTGHRLMMDRVVPGGLAADLTDEGVERIAKLLDVLEPRFERIVELYDLTPSLLDRTVSTGVVRPDYVRRFAAGGPVGRASGRDFDARRDHAYPPYDRVPPRIVLREAGDVDARLWVRIDEVRESIRLVRGFLSALTPGPVTVALRPVGEAREGASVIEAFRGEVFAFVRLRPDLTVDHLHLRDASWFQWPLLETAIEGNIVADFPLINKSFNCSYSGQDL; encoded by the coding sequence ATGATGATGGACGCCACATTGCTCAGCGTGTTCACCGGCATGCCGGCGGCCGGCGAGCTGCCGTGGCCGCGGTTCGAGCTGTTGGGCGAGACCGAGTGGATCGCGATCGCCGAAGCGCTGGGGCGCGGCGAGGGCGATCTGGTCGCGCTGTTCGGCGATGACGCCGCCGTGCACATGGCGGTGCGCGGGCCGGTGGCGCTGCCGGCCGGAAGCGGCATCGTGTCGCTGCCGGTGCCCGAGCGCCGCTTCCCTTCGGTCGGCCGCCATCATCCGCCGGCAATAAGGCTGGAGCGCACCATCCGCGACCTCTACGGCCACGTGCCGGTCGGGGCGGTCGATGCGAGGCCCTGGCTCGACCACGGCGTATGGGGCGGCGGCGCCGCTGAGCCCTACGTCTTCCTGCCGGTGGAGGGGGAGGGGCTGCACCAGATCCCGGTCGGCCCGGTTCACGCCGGCATCATCGAGCCCGGCCATTTCCGCTTCACCGCCAATGGCGAGGTGGTGGTGCGGCTGGAGGAGCGGCTCGGCTACGTTCACAAGGGCGTCGAGGCGCTGGCGGTGGGCGCGACGCTCGATCGCGCCGCCAGGCTGGCCGGGCGGGTGTCGGGCGATTCCACCGTGGCCTATGCCTTGGCGTTCGCCCGCGCGGTGGAGGCGGCGCTGGGGCTGGAGCTGCCGCCGCGGGCGCGCCTGTTGCGCGGCGTGCTGGCCGAATTGGAGCGCATCGCCAACCACATCGGCGACCTCGGCGCGGTGTGCAACGACGCCTCGTTCGCGCTGATGCTGACCCATTGCGGCCTGCTGCGCGAGGAGGTTTTGCGCGCGTGTGATGTCCTGACGGGCCACCGGCTGATGATGGACCGCGTGGTGCCCGGCGGCCTTGCCGCCGACCTCACCGACGAGGGCGTGGAGCGCATCGCCAAGCTGCTCGACGTCCTGGAGCCGCGGTTCGAGCGCATCGTCGAGTTGTACGACCTGACGCCCTCGCTGCTCGACCGCACCGTCTCCACCGGGGTGGTGCGGCCCGATTACGTCCGCCGCTTCGCCGCCGGCGGACCGGTCGGCCGCGCCTCCGGCCGCGACTTCGACGCGCGGCGCGACCACGCCTATCCGCCCTACGACCGCGTTCCGCCCCGGATCGTGCTGCGCGAGGCCGGCGACGTCGACGCCCGGCTGTGGGTGCGGATCGATGAGGTGCGCGAGTCGATCCGGCTGGTGCGCGGCTTCCTCTCCGCGCTGACGCCGGGGCCGGTGACGGTGGCGCTGCGGCCGGTGGGAGAAGCGCGCGAGGGCGCCAGCGTCATCGAGGCGTTCCGCGGCGAGGTGTTCGCCTTCGTGCGCCTTCGGCCCGACCTCACGGTGGACCACCTGCACCTGCGTGATGCGTCGTGGTTCCAGTGGCCGCTGCTGGAGACCGCGATCGAGGGCAATATCGTCGCCGACTTTCCGCTGATCAACAAATCCTTCAACTGCTCCTATTCGGGGCAGGATTTATAG
- a CDS encoding NADH-quinone oxidoreductase subunit B family protein, translating into MRTFLLKAVFSKPATMTGPQPSAAALEEVGRALEARARRLYGRALSIRHVDAGSCNACELELHATNNAIHDLERFGIKFVASPRHADGLIVTGPVAKNMKVALERTFAATPDPKWVVACGDCAADCGVFAGSAAIAGPVSSVIPVDLTIAGCPPRPIALLAGLIALLDQAAAKR; encoded by the coding sequence ATGCGCACGTTCCTGCTCAAAGCGGTGTTCTCGAAGCCGGCGACCATGACCGGGCCTCAGCCCTCCGCCGCGGCGCTGGAGGAGGTCGGCCGGGCGCTGGAGGCGCGGGCGCGGCGGCTCTATGGCCGGGCGCTGTCGATCCGCCACGTCGATGCCGGCTCGTGCAACGCCTGCGAGCTGGAGCTGCATGCAACGAACAACGCCATCCACGACCTTGAGCGCTTCGGCATCAAGTTCGTCGCCTCGCCGCGCCACGCCGACGGGCTGATCGTCACCGGGCCGGTGGCCAAGAACATGAAGGTGGCGCTGGAACGCACCTTTGCCGCGACGCCTGACCCGAAATGGGTGGTGGCCTGCGGCGACTGCGCCGCCGATTGCGGCGTGTTCGCCGGCTCGGCCGCCATCGCCGGGCCGGTCAGCTCGGTCATTCCGGTCGATCTCACCATCGCCGGTTGTCCGCCGCGGCCGATCGCGCTGCTGGCAGGGCTGATCGCGCTGCTCGATCAGGCTGCCGCGAAGCGGTAA
- a CDS encoding glycerate kinase type-2 family protein, translating to MPTDPCALLRRLADIAIAHAAPSRIATDLPPKPAGRTVVVGAGKASAAMAQAFEAAWPHPLGGLVVTRYGHAVPCRRIEIVEAAHPVPDDAGASAARRMLELVSGLAADDLVVALMSGGGSALLTLPAPGLSLADLKAVNAALLRSGADIAAMNCVRKHLSAISGGRLAAAAYPARLWTYAISDVAGDDLAVIASGPTVPDPSTLADARAVVARYGLPLPAAARARLLDPAAETIKPGDGAIAGTVFRLIARPLESLRAAADAGRAAGLTPLILGDAITGEAREVGAAMAGIARAVAEHGLPVAKPAVLLSGGETTVTVRGSGKGGRNTEFLLGFALAAAGIPGVYALAVDTDGIDGSEDNAGAVATPDTLARLKAAGRSPTAMLADNDAYSAFAAIGDLVVTGPTRTNVNDFRAVLVI from the coding sequence ATGCCGACCGACCCTTGCGCCCTGCTCCGCCGGCTGGCCGACATCGCCATCGCCCACGCTGCGCCGTCGCGGATCGCCACCGACCTGCCGCCGAAGCCGGCCGGCCGCACCGTGGTGGTCGGCGCCGGCAAGGCGTCGGCGGCGATGGCGCAGGCATTCGAGGCGGCCTGGCCGCACCCGCTGGGCGGGCTCGTCGTCACCCGCTACGGCCACGCCGTGCCGTGCCGGCGGATCGAGATCGTCGAGGCCGCCCACCCGGTGCCGGACGACGCCGGCGCCAGCGCCGCGCGGCGGATGCTGGAGCTGGTGTCGGGGCTCGCCGCCGACGATCTGGTGGTGGCGCTGATGTCCGGCGGCGGCTCGGCGCTGCTGACGCTGCCCGCCCCCGGCCTCAGCCTCGCCGACCTCAAGGCGGTCAACGCCGCGCTGCTGAGGTCGGGCGCCGACATCGCCGCGATGAATTGCGTGCGCAAGCACCTGTCGGCGATCTCGGGCGGCCGGCTCGCCGCCGCGGCCTATCCGGCCCGGCTGTGGACCTATGCGATCTCCGACGTCGCCGGCGACGACCTGGCGGTGATCGCCTCCGGCCCCACCGTGCCGGACCCCTCGACGCTGGCCGACGCCCGCGCCGTGGTCGCCCGCTACGGCCTGCCCCTGCCGGCGGCGGCGCGCGCCCGGCTGCTCGACCCCGCCGCCGAGACCATCAAGCCCGGCGATGGCGCCATTGCCGGCACCGTCTTCCGCCTGATCGCCCGGCCGCTGGAAAGCCTGCGCGCCGCCGCCGACGCCGGGCGGGCCGCCGGCCTCACCCCCCTCATTCTCGGCGATGCCATCACCGGCGAGGCGCGCGAAGTCGGCGCCGCGATGGCCGGCATCGCCCGCGCCGTCGCCGAGCACGGCCTGCCGGTGGCCAAGCCCGCGGTGCTGCTGTCAGGCGGCGAAACCACGGTGACGGTGCGCGGCAGCGGCAAAGGTGGCCGCAACACCGAGTTCCTGCTCGGATTTGCCCTGGCGGCGGCCGGAATTCCCGGCGTCTACGCCCTCGCCGTCGACACCGACGGCATCGACGGCAGCGAGGACAATGCCGGCGCGGTGGCAACGCCCGACACCCTCGCCCGCCTCAAGGCCGCCGGCCGCTCACCCACCGCGATGCTGGCCGACAACGACGCCTATTCCGCCTTCGCCGCCATCGGCGACCTCGTCGTCACCGGCCCGACTCGCACCAACGTCAACGATTTCCGCGCGGTGCTGGTGATTTGA
- a CDS encoding GntR family transcriptional regulator → MRSQNADSNRSRTDSTVRRLERELRAAIVRFELRPGQRVTELDIAIRYGVSRQPVREAFIGLDRAGLVTVQPQRGTVVVRLSSRRLHEAQVVRAAVAVELVRRGCAAFDAGHRAAIDTALAAAADAAQHGNRAGVLDANAEFHRALAAGCGVASAAEALENLKTHVDRAWWLSAPDSVAMLTTVAHHRAILAAIDARDPDAAAAAVRAEFADIQSALPRLEAEHPALFE, encoded by the coding sequence ATGCGCTCCCAAAACGCCGATTCGAACCGCTCGCGCACCGATTCGACCGTCCGCCGTCTTGAGCGTGAGCTGCGCGCGGCCATCGTCCGGTTCGAGCTGCGGCCGGGCCAGCGCGTCACCGAGCTCGACATCGCGATCCGCTACGGCGTATCGCGCCAGCCGGTGCGCGAGGCTTTCATCGGGCTCGACCGCGCCGGCCTGGTCACGGTGCAGCCCCAGCGCGGCACCGTGGTGGTGCGGCTGTCGAGCCGCCGGCTCCATGAGGCGCAGGTGGTGCGCGCGGCGGTCGCGGTCGAACTGGTGCGGCGCGGCTGCGCCGCGTTCGACGCCGGCCACCGCGCCGCCATCGACACCGCGCTCGCGGCGGCGGCCGACGCTGCCCAGCACGGCAACCGCGCCGGCGTCCTCGACGCCAACGCCGAATTTCACCGCGCGCTGGCGGCGGGCTGCGGCGTGGCGAGCGCAGCGGAGGCGCTCGAAAACCTCAAGACCCACGTCGACCGCGCCTGGTGGCTGAGCGCGCCCGATTCGGTGGCGATGCTGACGACGGTGGCGCACCATCGCGCCATCCTCGCCGCCATTGATGCCCGCGACCCCGACGCCGCGGCCGCCGCGGTGCGCGCCGAATTCGCCGACATCCAGTCCGCGCTGCCGCGGCTGGAAGCCGAGCACCCCGCCTTGTTCGAGTGA
- a CDS encoding 2-keto-4-pentenoate hydratase yields MSIEAAGAAGIAEALVSARRAGCPLAGFPGVVPPDLATAYAVQDAAIAHYGVPVVGWKVAMIAPHFRERYPSVRLAGPVLAGTVVMAEDGVAVEVQVVPGGFAAVEAEFVARIGRDLPPRAEPYTDAEVAPAIAALHAGVEIAGFPLADINGFGPGAVIACFGNNAGLIVGKPIADWTVRLATTLATDVTIDAVEVGRGSAAVIPGGPVGATTFLANHLSARGIGLKAGDWVSTGATTGVHEVQAGRYAEATFDGVGRIAVRIVGPAG; encoded by the coding sequence ATGTCTATCGAAGCAGCCGGTGCCGCCGGCATTGCCGAGGCCCTGGTTTCTGCCCGTCGCGCGGGGTGCCCGCTCGCCGGTTTTCCCGGAGTCGTTCCGCCCGACCTCGCGACGGCCTACGCCGTCCAGGATGCCGCCATCGCGCATTACGGGGTGCCGGTGGTCGGCTGGAAGGTGGCGATGATCGCGCCGCACTTCCGCGAGCGCTATCCCTCGGTGCGGCTCGCCGGGCCGGTGCTGGCCGGAACGGTGGTCATGGCCGAGGATGGCGTGGCCGTTGAGGTTCAAGTGGTGCCGGGCGGCTTTGCCGCGGTCGAGGCGGAGTTCGTGGCTCGGATCGGCCGCGACCTGCCGCCGCGCGCCGAGCCCTACACCGACGCCGAGGTGGCGCCTGCCATCGCCGCGCTGCACGCCGGCGTCGAGATCGCCGGCTTTCCGCTGGCCGACATCAACGGGTTCGGTCCCGGGGCGGTGATCGCCTGCTTCGGCAACAATGCCGGCCTGATCGTCGGCAAGCCGATCGCCGATTGGACGGTGCGCCTGGCCACCACCTTGGCCACCGACGTGACCATCGACGCGGTCGAGGTGGGCCGCGGCAGCGCTGCGGTGATTCCCGGCGGGCCGGTGGGGGCCACCACGTTCCTTGCCAACCACCTGTCGGCGCGCGGCATCGGCCTCAAGGCCGGCGACTGGGTGTCCACCGGTGCCACCACCGGCGTGCACGAAGTCCAGGCCGGTCGCTATGCCGAGGCCACGTTCGATGGCGTCGGGCGGATCGCGGTCCGCATCGTTGGCCCGGCCGGCTGA
- a CDS encoding DinB family protein → MRDHFVTLARYNAWSNQRVYDAAAGVSPDALDQDIAAAAGSIIATLNHLLLVDRSWMSQLNDDGEAPDSVDAVLFDDLAELREARERDDARILAFVERLKDEDLGRTVRYHTIRQPLVEELPLTAVLTYGFTHHVHHRGELWAGLTRVGATLRPYDFLCFKRETNPGRLARVA, encoded by the coding sequence ATGAGAGACCACTTCGTGACGTTGGCCCGATACAACGCCTGGTCGAACCAGCGCGTGTATGACGCCGCGGCCGGTGTGTCTCCCGACGCGCTCGACCAGGACATCGCCGCCGCCGCCGGGTCGATTATCGCGACGCTGAACCATCTGCTGCTGGTCGACCGCAGCTGGATGTCTCAGCTCAACGACGACGGCGAGGCGCCCGACAGCGTCGATGCCGTGCTGTTTGACGATCTGGCCGAGCTGCGCGAGGCGCGCGAGCGTGACGACGCCCGCATCCTCGCCTTCGTCGAACGCCTCAAGGACGAGGACCTGGGGCGGACGGTCCGCTACCACACCATTCGCCAGCCGCTGGTCGAGGAACTGCCCCTCACCGCCGTGCTGACCTACGGGTTCACCCATCACGTTCATCACCGCGGCGAGCTGTGGGCGGGGTTGACGCGCGTCGGTGCGACGCTGCGCCCCTACGACTTCCTCTGCTTCAAGCGGGAAACCAATCCGGGCCGCCTCGCGCGGGTGGCCTGA
- the ndk gene encoding nucleoside-diphosphate kinase encodes MAVERTFSIIKPDATARNLTGAINVVIEQAGLRIVAQKRVRMTRGEAETFYAVHKERPFFGELVEMMTSGPVVVQVLEGEGAVARYREIMGATNPASAADGTIRKLYAKSIGENSVHGSDSVDNAAIEIAQFFAGNEIVG; translated from the coding sequence ATGGCGGTCGAGCGCACCTTCTCGATCATCAAGCCCGACGCGACGGCCCGCAACCTGACCGGCGCCATCAATGTGGTGATCGAACAGGCCGGCCTGCGCATCGTGGCGCAGAAGCGCGTCCGCATGACCCGCGGCGAGGCCGAGACCTTCTACGCCGTCCACAAGGAGCGGCCGTTCTTCGGCGAGCTGGTCGAGATGATGACCTCCGGCCCGGTGGTGGTGCAGGTGCTCGAGGGCGAGGGCGCGGTGGCGCGCTATCGCGAGATCATGGGTGCCACCAACCCGGCCAGCGCCGCCGATGGCACCATCCGCAAGCTCTACGCGAAGTCGATCGGCGAGAATTCGGTGCACGGCTCCGACTCCGTCGACAACGCCGCGATCGAGATCGCACAGTTCTTCGCCGGCAACGAGATCGTCGGCTGA
- a CDS encoding TerC family protein, with the protein MLLDHPGFWLGAFQIVWIDILLSGDNAVVIALACRHLPPRQRMWGMVLGAGAAVSLRVLFAGVVTELMVLPYLKLVGAGLLVWVAVKLVVPEHDGAEGKLAPADTLWRAVRIIAVADAVMSLDNVIAIAAVADGSIVLIAFGLIVSIPLIVAGSAVLMRILERYPALIWAGAALLGWVAGEIFAEDPLIAGLVGADMAFPVKMIAGAVGVALVLTIGWLALRRRRATAGDAV; encoded by the coding sequence ATGCTTCTCGACCATCCGGGGTTTTGGCTCGGCGCTTTTCAGATCGTCTGGATCGACATCCTGTTGTCGGGCGACAACGCCGTGGTGATCGCGCTGGCCTGCCGCCATCTGCCGCCGCGGCAGCGGATGTGGGGCATGGTGCTGGGCGCCGGCGCGGCGGTCAGCCTGCGTGTGCTGTTTGCCGGCGTCGTCACCGAACTGATGGTGCTGCCCTATCTCAAGCTGGTCGGCGCCGGCCTGCTGGTGTGGGTCGCGGTCAAGCTGGTGGTGCCCGAGCACGATGGCGCCGAGGGCAAGCTCGCCCCCGCCGACACGCTATGGCGGGCGGTGCGCATCATCGCCGTCGCCGATGCGGTGATGAGCCTCGACAACGTCATCGCCATCGCCGCGGTGGCCGATGGCAGCATCGTTCTGATCGCCTTCGGCCTCATCGTCTCCATTCCGCTGATCGTTGCCGGCAGCGCGGTGCTGATGCGGATCCTGGAGCGCTACCCGGCGCTGATCTGGGCGGGGGCGGCACTGCTCGGCTGGGTGGCGGGCGAGATCTTCGCCGAGGACCCGCTGATCGCCGGTCTGGTCGGCGCCGATATGGCTTTTCCCGTGAAGATGATCGCCGGAGCGGTTGGCGTCGCGCTCGTGCTCACCATCGGCTGGCTGGCGCTGCGGCGGCGCCGGGCAACGGCGGGGGACGCCGTCTGA
- a CDS encoding glutathione S-transferase family protein, producing the protein MITLYGFGPAFGLPDPSPFVLKAELLLKFAGLPYRIDTSGMHKAPKGKLPYIDDDGARVPDSTFIRFHIEKTYGVDFDHGLDANARGIAWAVEKMIEDQLYWALVHDRWMDDANFTNGPKTFFKRIPPPLRQLAIFVIKRKIRSVLKGQGFGRHSRAEVAELTGRAVDSVAAILGDKPFLMGEKPCGADAAVAGMLIAILCPVFDSPTRDAIERHPNLVAYRDRVMAQYFADRS; encoded by the coding sequence ATGATCACGCTGTACGGTTTCGGCCCCGCCTTCGGCCTGCCCGATCCCAGCCCGTTCGTGCTCAAGGCCGAGCTGCTGCTGAAATTCGCCGGGCTGCCCTACCGCATCGACACCTCGGGCATGCACAAGGCGCCCAAGGGCAAGCTGCCCTATATCGACGACGACGGCGCCCGCGTGCCGGACTCCACCTTCATCCGCTTCCACATCGAGAAGACGTACGGCGTCGATTTCGACCACGGGCTCGATGCCAACGCGCGCGGCATCGCCTGGGCGGTGGAGAAGATGATCGAGGACCAGCTCTATTGGGCACTGGTCCACGACCGCTGGATGGACGACGCCAATTTCACCAACGGCCCCAAGACCTTCTTCAAGCGCATCCCGCCGCCGCTGCGCCAGCTGGCAATTTTTGTCATCAAACGCAAGATCCGCAGCGTGCTGAAGGGCCAGGGCTTCGGCCGCCACTCCCGCGCCGAGGTCGCCGAACTGACCGGGCGAGCGGTGGACTCGGTTGCCGCCATCCTCGGCGACAAGCCGTTCCTGATGGGCGAGAAGCCGTGTGGCGCAGACGCCGCCGTCGCCGGCATGCTGATCGCCATCCTGTGCCCGGTGTTCGACTCGCCGACCCGCGACGCCATCGAGCGCCACCCCAACCTGGTGGCGTATCGCGACCGGGTGATGGCGCAGTATTTCGCCGACCGCAGCTGA
- the purN gene encoding phosphoribosylglycinamide formyltransferase, with protein MARVRTAVLISGRGSNMAALIAAAKAPDFPAEIALVVSNKADAGGLALAAAAGVATKVVESRPFGKDRAAFEAALHAELEAAGVELVCLAGFMRVLTPWLVARWSGRMLNIHPALLPAFPGLDTHERALDAGVKIHGCTVHLVVPEVDAGPILAQAAVPVLPDDTSDTLSARVLAQEHVIYPAALARLARGLKPACAGPAQALVVPARSTESP; from the coding sequence ATGGCGCGGGTCAGAACCGCGGTGCTGATTTCCGGCCGCGGCAGCAACATGGCGGCGCTGATCGCGGCGGCGAAGGCGCCCGACTTCCCGGCCGAGATCGCTCTGGTGGTGTCGAACAAGGCCGACGCCGGCGGACTCGCCCTCGCCGCGGCCGCCGGCGTCGCCACCAAGGTGGTCGAGAGCCGGCCTTTCGGCAAAGACCGCGCCGCGTTCGAGGCCGCGCTGCACGCCGAGCTTGAGGCCGCCGGCGTCGAGCTGGTGTGCCTCGCCGGCTTCATGCGGGTGCTGACGCCGTGGCTGGTCGCGCGCTGGAGCGGGCGGATGCTCAACATCCACCCCGCCTTGCTGCCGGCCTTCCCCGGCCTCGACACCCACGAGCGAGCGCTTGACGCCGGGGTGAAGATCCACGGCTGCACCGTGCATCTGGTGGTGCCGGAGGTCGATGCCGGGCCGATCCTGGCGCAGGCGGCGGTGCCGGTGCTGCCGGACGACACCTCCGACACGCTGAGCGCGCGGGTGCTGGCGCAGGAGCACGTCATCTACCCGGCGGCGCTGGCCCGGCTTGCCCGCGGCCTCAAGCCCGCCTGCGCCGGCCCGGCGCAGGCGCTCGTGGTCCCCGCCCGCTCGACGGAGTCGCCATGA